In Methanobacterium formicicum DSM 3637, the genomic window TTTCAAGCTCCTTGAGAACCTCTTTAACCGAAGATGAGTCAATTTCCAGTTCCTTTGTTGGTTCGTCTTTGATATTTACTTTCATTTAATCACCGACCAATACTTTATTTGGTCGTATTTTAAACTAACATTATTTGATAATTTTTTGCAATGAATTTTACCATGTTCTGTCAATTTAATTAAATCTAATCCTTTTGAACTATTCTATTTTCACTGTGAGATTATTTTAATTCAAATCACATTTTAAACACCTCTTATCCATTTTTAGTTAATTTTCAATTGATATGGAATCAGAATATGAAAGTTATCCTGCTGCAAAACCTTTATCCAAATCTTCAATCAGATCATCAACATCTTCCAGGCCCACTGATAGGCGTATGAGATCGTCTGTTATCCCCGCATATTCCCTTGCCTGGGGGGTCATTGAGGCATGGCTCATTGTGGCAGCGTGTTCCACCAGGGAATCTGCTCCTCCCAGGGATTCAGCCAGAGAAAATAATTCCAAACCATGGAGAAATGTTCCAACATCTGACTTGAGTTTAAATGAAACCACTCCCCCGTATCCGGTCATCTGTTTTCTGGCTATTTCATGGCCAGGATGACTTGGTAGGCCCGGGTAGTAAACCTCCTTAACCTGAGGATGATCCTGTAAGTACTCGGCTATGGCCATGGCATTACTGGCGTGTCTTTCCATTCGGAGGGGTAATGTTTTTATACCACGCAGAACCAGCCATGAATCAAATGGCGCGGCATTAGTCCCCATTCCATTGAGGATGAAATGAATGTCCTCAGCCAGTTTATCGGTGGTGGTTACAATGGCCCCACCAATCACATCACTGTGACCGTTAAGATACTTGGTGGTGGAATGAACCACCAGATCAATACCAAAATCTATTGGTTTCAGGAAGTAAGGACTGGCAAAGGTGTTATCCGCCACAGTGAGTAGCTCGTTTTCACGAGCAATCTTGGAAACCAGTTCCAGGTCAGTTATATTCAGGAGTGGATTGGAAGGTGTTTCCACCCATATCATTTTGGTGTTGGGTTTTACTGCATCCTGGATTTTTTCTTCATCATTGAGTCGTATGAAGGTAAATTCAATTCCGAAACGGGTCATTATCTGTTCAAACAGTCGATGTGAACCTCCGTAGAGATCATCACAGC contains:
- a CDS encoding PLP-dependent aspartate aminotransferase family protein, whose translation is MRFNTKSIHSGRRPDEATGAISTPICQTSTFVFDGYQKPKEHDYTRTSNPTRNVLEDTIAALEGGNQGFAFSSGMSAVASAIHLLSAGDHVISCDDLYGGSHRLFEQIMTRFGIEFTFIRLNDEEKIQDAVKPNTKMIWVETPSNPLLNITDLELVSKIARENELLTVADNTFASPYFLKPIDFGIDLVVHSTTKYLNGHSDVIGGAIVTTTDKLAEDIHFILNGMGTNAAPFDSWLVLRGIKTLPLRMERHASNAMAIAEYLQDHPQVKEVYYPGLPSHPGHEIARKQMTGYGGVVSFKLKSDVGTFLHGLELFSLAESLGGADSLVEHAATMSHASMTPQAREYAGITDDLIRLSVGLEDVDDLIEDLDKGFAAG